In one Nicotiana sylvestris chromosome 8, ASM39365v2, whole genome shotgun sequence genomic region, the following are encoded:
- the LOC138874875 gene encoding uncharacterized protein, producing the protein MKSQALTDHLAENPVDDEYQPLSTYFPDKEVNSVEVVSKDTHAWKMFFDGAVNAKGVGIGEILISPTGQHYPATTRLRFFCTNNTAEYESLITGMNMSIVQDVEELLIIGDSDLIIRQAQGEWETRDVKFIPYRQHVEDKAIQVNRV; encoded by the coding sequence ATGAAATCCCAGGCATTAacagatcatttggctgagaacccggttgatgatgaataccaacctttgagtACTTACTTCCCAGATaaagaggtaaattcagttgaggtagTATCTAAAGACActcatgcttggaaaatgttctttgatggggcggtaaatgcaaaaggtgttggaattggggaaatcttgatctcacctactggccagcattatccagccacaacCCGACTTcgatttttctgcacaaacaacaccgCCGAGTATGAATCCTTAATTACGGGTATGAACATGTCAATCGTCCAAGATGTCGAAGAGTTGTTAATCATAGGAGACTCagatctgattatccgacaagctcaaggagaatgggaaacccgagatgtcaAGTTTATTCCTTATAGACAACATGTGGAAGATAaagcgattcaagtcaatagagtttaG